In Lonchura striata isolate bLonStr1 chromosome 2, bLonStr1.mat, whole genome shotgun sequence, a single genomic region encodes these proteins:
- the TSKU gene encoding tsukushi isoform X1 has protein sequence MVGMTHYWRTMHFLAWFNLLLLLPCFGTTKTCFPGCHCEVETFGLFDSFSLTKVDCSGIGSHIVPVPIPLDTSYLDLSSNRLETINESMLTGPGYTTLVSLDLSYNKIAKISSTTFSRLRYLESLDLSHNSLEVLPEDCFSSSPLSDIDLSNNKLLDIAIDIFASKGQGKSLNVDLSNNMLSTITRHHERSIPNIQNLNLSGNRLTFVPNLQGIPLRYLNLDGNPLVKVEKGDFTRLKDLIHLSLSGLHGFRELSPHSFKELQALQVLDLSNNPNLKSLSAEVIFGLNSLQELNLSGTGISSLPKTLLKCLPSIKSITLGKDIQCLKTIKEGQYHRQIGLTKKEVLSCHDSRGSVAAAPYVL, from the exons ATGGTGGGGATGACACACTACTG GAGAACAATGCATTTCCTGGCCTGGTTCAAtttgctgcttctccttccttGCTTTGGTACTACAAAAACCTGCTTCCCTGGCTGCCACTGTGAAGTGGAAACCTTTGGTCTCTTTGACAGCTTTAGCTTGACCAAGGTGGACTGCAGTGGAATAGGCTCACACATTGTTCCTGTCCCAATCCCTCTGGACACCTCCTACTTGGATCTATCATCAAACAGACTGGAAACAATAAATGAATCGATGCTTACTGGCCCTGGATACACCACCCTGGTGAGTCTCGACCTGAGCTACAATAAAATTGCCAAGATTTCTTCCACAACGTTTTCCAGGCTTCGGTACCTGGAGTCCTTGGATCTGAGTCATAACTCTCTGGAAGTCCTTCCGGAGGACTGTTTCTCCAGTTCTCCCCTAAGTGACATAGATTTGAGCAATAACAAACTTTTGGATATAGCTATTGACATTTTTGCTTCAAAAGGTCAAGGCAAATCCCTGAATGTGGATCTATCCAATAATATGCTCAGCACAATTACAAGGCACCATGAAAGGAGCATTCCCAACATCCAGAATTTAAATCTTTCTGGAAACAGGCTAACATTTGTACCAAACCTTCAAGGCATTCCTCTCCGATATTTAAATCTTGATGGAAACCCTCTGGTTAAGGTTGAGAAAGGAGACTTCACGAGGCTGAAAGACTTGATTCATCTATCCCTCAGTGGTCTGCATGGCTTTAGAGAGTTATCTCCGCATAGCTTCAAGGAACTTCAAGCCCTCCAGGTTCTGGATTTATCCAACAATCCAAATTTGAAGTCACTGTCTGCTGAAGTTATCTTTGGTCTGAACTCCCTACAAGAGCTCAACCTCTCTGGCACAGGCATATCATCCTTGCCAAAGACTTTGCTGAAATGCCTGCCTTCCATCAAAAGCATCACCTTGGGGAAGGACATACAGTGTCTTAAGACCATCAAAGAAGGACAGTACCACCGACAAATTGGGCTGACCAAAAAGGAAGTCCTCAGTTGCCATGACAGCCGTGGATCTGTAGCAGCAGCACCTTATGTTTTGTGA
- the TSKU gene encoding tsukushi isoform X2 has product MHFLAWFNLLLLLPCFGTTKTCFPGCHCEVETFGLFDSFSLTKVDCSGIGSHIVPVPIPLDTSYLDLSSNRLETINESMLTGPGYTTLVSLDLSYNKIAKISSTTFSRLRYLESLDLSHNSLEVLPEDCFSSSPLSDIDLSNNKLLDIAIDIFASKGQGKSLNVDLSNNMLSTITRHHERSIPNIQNLNLSGNRLTFVPNLQGIPLRYLNLDGNPLVKVEKGDFTRLKDLIHLSLSGLHGFRELSPHSFKELQALQVLDLSNNPNLKSLSAEVIFGLNSLQELNLSGTGISSLPKTLLKCLPSIKSITLGKDIQCLKTIKEGQYHRQIGLTKKEVLSCHDSRGSVAAAPYVL; this is encoded by the coding sequence ATGCATTTCCTGGCCTGGTTCAAtttgctgcttctccttccttGCTTTGGTACTACAAAAACCTGCTTCCCTGGCTGCCACTGTGAAGTGGAAACCTTTGGTCTCTTTGACAGCTTTAGCTTGACCAAGGTGGACTGCAGTGGAATAGGCTCACACATTGTTCCTGTCCCAATCCCTCTGGACACCTCCTACTTGGATCTATCATCAAACAGACTGGAAACAATAAATGAATCGATGCTTACTGGCCCTGGATACACCACCCTGGTGAGTCTCGACCTGAGCTACAATAAAATTGCCAAGATTTCTTCCACAACGTTTTCCAGGCTTCGGTACCTGGAGTCCTTGGATCTGAGTCATAACTCTCTGGAAGTCCTTCCGGAGGACTGTTTCTCCAGTTCTCCCCTAAGTGACATAGATTTGAGCAATAACAAACTTTTGGATATAGCTATTGACATTTTTGCTTCAAAAGGTCAAGGCAAATCCCTGAATGTGGATCTATCCAATAATATGCTCAGCACAATTACAAGGCACCATGAAAGGAGCATTCCCAACATCCAGAATTTAAATCTTTCTGGAAACAGGCTAACATTTGTACCAAACCTTCAAGGCATTCCTCTCCGATATTTAAATCTTGATGGAAACCCTCTGGTTAAGGTTGAGAAAGGAGACTTCACGAGGCTGAAAGACTTGATTCATCTATCCCTCAGTGGTCTGCATGGCTTTAGAGAGTTATCTCCGCATAGCTTCAAGGAACTTCAAGCCCTCCAGGTTCTGGATTTATCCAACAATCCAAATTTGAAGTCACTGTCTGCTGAAGTTATCTTTGGTCTGAACTCCCTACAAGAGCTCAACCTCTCTGGCACAGGCATATCATCCTTGCCAAAGACTTTGCTGAAATGCCTGCCTTCCATCAAAAGCATCACCTTGGGGAAGGACATACAGTGTCTTAAGACCATCAAAGAAGGACAGTACCACCGACAAATTGGGCTGACCAAAAAGGAAGTCCTCAGTTGCCATGACAGCCGTGGATCTGTAGCAGCAGCACCTTATGTTTTGTGA